In Halorhodospira halophila, a genomic segment contains:
- a CDS encoding RnfH family protein yields the protein MSSDGGLQIEVAYALPEQQTVLRLELPAGSTVGDALNASGLLERHPEINLTQQSVGVFGQIVGLDTPLHDGDRVEVYRPLQVDPKEARKRRAARKAS from the coding sequence ATGTCCTCTGACGGGGGATTGCAGATCGAGGTCGCCTACGCCCTACCGGAGCAGCAGACCGTGCTTCGGCTGGAACTGCCGGCTGGCAGTACGGTGGGGGACGCCCTGAACGCCTCGGGGCTCCTCGAGCGCCATCCGGAGATCAACCTGACGCAGCAGTCGGTGGGCGTGTTCGGGCAGATCGTCGGCCTCGATACCCCGCTGCACGATGGTGACCGGGTGGAGGTCTACCGGCCGCTGCAGGTCGATCCGAAGGAGGCCCGCAAGCGGCGGGCCGCTCGCAAGGCCTCCTGA
- a CDS encoding type II toxin-antitoxin system RatA family toxin translates to MPSISRSELVPYTAIEIYDLVNDVARYPEFIPWCKECEILETSEDTTRARMTFAKGGMEKSFVTANRHQRGKMIDIRLVEGPFQRLEGYWRFRDLGESASKVTLDMEFEFSNRIVAYAFGKVFTQVANTLVDSFARRAREVYGERDVL, encoded by the coding sequence ATGCCGAGCATCAGCCGCAGTGAGCTGGTCCCCTACACCGCCATCGAGATCTACGACCTGGTCAACGATGTCGCCCGCTACCCGGAGTTCATTCCGTGGTGCAAGGAGTGCGAGATCCTCGAGACCAGCGAGGACACCACCCGTGCCCGCATGACCTTTGCCAAGGGCGGCATGGAGAAGTCGTTCGTGACCGCGAATCGACACCAGCGCGGCAAGATGATCGATATCCGGCTCGTGGAGGGACCGTTCCAGCGCCTGGAGGGTTACTGGCGCTTTCGAGACCTGGGCGAGAGCGCCTCGAAGGTGACCCTGGACATGGAGTTCGAGTTCTCCAATCGGATCGTGGCCTACGCCTTCGGCAAGGTCTTTACCCAGGTGGCCAATACGCTGGTAGACAGTTTCGCCCGGCGGGCCCGCGAGGTCTACGGAGAGCGCGATGTCCTCTGA
- the smpB gene encoding SsrA-binding protein SmpB — protein MRPVSKKAGKSKKTEGNVIAVNRKAGFDFFIEERLEAGLALEGWEVKSLRAKRVNLTESHVLVRRGEAWLIGCNITPLSTASTHVRPDPTRTRKLLLHRREISRLIGAVDREGYTVVPLKLYWKKGRAKIEIGVAKGKKKQDKRADKKEQDWQRQRERLLKHKVS, from the coding sequence ATGCGCCCCGTGAGCAAGAAAGCCGGAAAAAGCAAAAAGACCGAAGGCAACGTCATCGCCGTCAACCGCAAGGCGGGCTTCGATTTCTTCATCGAGGAGCGCCTTGAGGCCGGGCTGGCGCTGGAGGGCTGGGAGGTCAAATCGCTGCGTGCCAAGCGCGTGAACCTCACCGAAAGCCACGTCCTCGTCCGTCGCGGCGAGGCTTGGCTGATCGGCTGCAACATCACGCCGCTGAGCACTGCCTCCACCCACGTCCGGCCGGATCCGACGCGCACGCGCAAGCTGCTGCTCCACCGTCGCGAGATCAGCCGTCTGATCGGCGCCGTGGACCGCGAAGGCTACACCGTGGTGCCGCTCAAGCTCTACTGGAAGAAGGGGCGCGCCAAGATCGAGATCGGTGTAGCCAAGGGCAAGAAGAAGCAGGACAAGCGGGCGGATAAGAAGGAGCAGGACTGGCAGCGCCAGCGGGAGCGCCTGCTCAAGCACAAGGTCAGCTAG